In Streptomyces sp. HUAS ZL42, the DNA window GAACTGCATCACGGACTCGTTGATATCGATCACGCCTGCTCACGCTCCCGTGGCGACGAGGACGGCGGCGACCACCAGGACGACGGTGCCGGCGAGCAGCGCGCTCACATAGGTCTGCACATTGCCGGTCTGGGCGCGCCGTACGGCGATGCCGAGCCAGCGGGGTAGGGCGCCCGCCCCACGGACATAGGTGTCGACGACCTCGCGGTCGAGGAACCGGACGAGGCTCGCTCCGGCCCGGACCGGGCGGACGAACAGTGCCGAGTACACGGCGTCGAGGTGGAAGCCGACGGCCGCGTGCCGGTGCAGTGGGCCCAGTAGGGCCCGCCCCGGGTCGGCCGGGTCGGGTGCGTACGCCACGCCGCCGTACACGGGCTCGTGGCTGGCGATGGCCTCTGCCTCGACGAGTCCTGCGTCGCCCTCGGGGTGGGCGGCGACGGCGCCCAGGGGTACCCGGGCGGCCGCGGCCGACGTGCGCTGCCAGACGCCGTACGTGAGGAGTCCGCCTACCAGGGCGAGGCCCGTGCCCAGGACGGACGTGGCCAGGGTCGGGGCCAGGTCGCGGCCGTCGAACCAGTCGGGGAGCGTGCGGTAGGTGAGCCCGCCGAGGGCGAGGGACGGCACGGCGAGCACCCACAGCACGACGGTCATGGTGAGGGGCTGGCGGCCGTGGTCGGGGGCCTCGGCGCCCCGCCCGCGGAAGGCGAGCAGCCACAGGCGCGCCGCGTACGCGGCGGTGAGGACGGCGGTGAGAAGGCCCGCGACGAGGACGATCCAGCCCGCCGCGGCGGGGGCGTGCTCGGTGTGGCCGGTGGTGATGTGCTCGGCGGCGCCGAGGACGGACTCCTTGGAGAAGAAGCCGCTGAAGGGAGGGATCGCGGCGAGCGCGAGGAGCGCCACGGTCATCGTCCAGTAGGCGTCGGGGACACGGCCGCTCAGGCCGCGCATGCGGGACATGGCGGCCAGGGAGTTGGTGCCGGCGGCGTGGATGATCACGCCGGCTGCGAGGAACAGCAGTGCCTTGAAGGCGCCGTGCGAGAGGAGGTGGAAGACGGCGGCTCCGCGGTCGCCGACGGCGAGGGCGCCGGTCATGTAGCCGAGCTGGCCGATCGTCGAGTAGGCGAGAACGCGCTTGATGTCGTCCTGGGCGAGGGCGGCGAGGCCCGAGCCGGTCATCGTGACGGCGGCCATGACGGCGAGGACGACCATCGCGGCCCGGGAGGCCTCGAAGACGGGAAGGAGACGGGCGATGAAGTAGACGCCGGCGGCGACCATCGTCGCGGCGTGGATCAGCGCGGAGACGGGTGTCGGGCCCGCCATCGCGTCGGGGAGCCAGGTGTGCAGCGGGAACTGCGCCGACTTGCCGGCCACGCCCGCCAGGAGCAGGAGGGCGATGAGCGTCGGGTGGTCGAGTCCGCCGTGAGCGACGGCGGCGAGGACCTTCGTGATGCGGAAGGAGCCGGCGTCGGTGGCGAGGGCGAACAGACCGATGAGGAAGGGGACGTCGCCGAGCTTGGTGACCAGGAAGGCCTTGAGGGAGGCGGCGCGGGCCTCCGGGGTCTCCCAGTAGTGGCCGACCAGGAAGTAGGAGCAGATGCCCATGACTTCCCAGCCGACCAGCAGCACGATCAGGTCGCCGGAGTAGACGACGAGGAGCATCGCGGAGGTGAACAGGGAGACGAGGGCGGCGTACGAGGGATAGCGCGGGTCGTCGCGCAGGTAGCCCGTCGAGTAGATCTGCACGCAGGTGGCGACGAAGCCGACCAGGACGGCGACGAGGGCGGCGAAGCCGTCGATGTTCAGGGCGAGTTCGACGGGGATCGAGCCGGTGGGTGTGAGCTCGGTGGCGGCGTCGACGGCCGCGTCTCCGCCCTGGCGGACGGCAACCACCACGGCCAGCACGAGGGCGGTGAGGGTCGGCAGGACCGCGATCGGGCGGACGAAGCCGGGGGCCGTGCGGCCCAGGAGGAGGCCGGCGGCCGCCCCCAGGAACGGAAGGAGGGGGACGAGGGCGGCGAGGGTGGTCGTGGTCACGCGGTGGCCTCAGCCTTCCCGGTCCGGTCGGCCTGCTCGGCCGTGAGGGCTTCGCTGTCCTGGCCGTCGGGCTCGTGGCTCTCGGCGGAGTCGCGGAGCCTGTCGATGTCCGAGGTGCCGCGGTTGCGGTAGACGGCGAGGACGATCGCCAGGCCGATGCCGATCTCGGCGGCGGCGATGGCGATGGTGAACAGCGTCAGGGCCTGGCCCGAGTGCAGGGTCTCCTCGGCGGTCCTGCTGAGCCAGACGTCGAAGGCGACCAGGTTGAGGTTGACGGCGTTGAGCATCAGCTCGACCGACATGAGGACCAGGATCGCGTTGCGGCGGGCGAGGACGCCGTACAGGCCGGTGCAGAAGAGGAGGGCGGAGAGGACCGCGGGATAGGCGAGATGCATCAGCGGGCGCCTTCCTTGTCGGCCTGGTTCGTCCGGGTGCCGGGGAGGGTCGGGGCCGGCGCGTCGTCCGCCTTGGCCTTGCGGGACAGGACGATCGCGCCGACCAGGGCGGCGAGGAGGAGGACGGAGAGGGCCTCGAAGGGGAGGACCCAGTTCTGGAAGAGGCTGGCGCCGGTGACCTTCGTCGAACCGGCGGCCGGGCCGTCCAGGTCGATCCAGGTCGTGCGGAAGGCGTCGACGACGACCCAGACCAGGGCGGCGGCCGCGGCGATCGCCACGGTGAGGGCGGCCCAGCGGTTGCCGGAGTCGGCGTCCGGGGAGCGGCCGATCGGGGCCTTGGTGAGCATCAGCCCGAACAGGAGGAGGACGACGACGGAACCGACGTAGATGAGGACCTGCACCCAGGCGATGAACTCGGCGGTGAGCAGGAGGTATTCGACGGCGAGGCCGCCGAGGGTCACCACCAGCCACAGGGCGGCGTGGACCAGCTGCCGGGTGGTGACGGTGACGAGTGCGGCGCCGAACGTGACCAGACCGACGAGGAGGAAGGCGATTTCGACGCCGGTCGGGGAGAGGAAGCCGTGCTGTGCCTGAGCGAGGGTCACGAATCGCCTCCCTGAGGGCCTGCGGGGTCGGAGGGGGCGGTCGGCCCGGTCGGTCCGGTCGGTTCGGTCGGCCCGGTCTGCTCCGTTTGGGCCGCTGCCAGCTTCTCGGCGGTCTTGCGGGCTGCGGCGATCTCCTTCGGTTCCTCGGCGGCCGGGTCGAGGGCCGGCGGAGCCGGGACCGTCCACATCCACTCGCGGAGCTTGTCGCGTTCGTGGGTGAGGTCGCGGATGTCGGTCTCGGCGTACTCGAACTCCGGGGACCAGAACAGGGCGTCGAAAGGACAGACCTCGATGCAGATACCGCAGTACATGCACAGGGAGAAGTCGATGGCGAAGCGGTCGAGGACGTTGCGGCTGCGTTCGCGGCCGCCGGGGGTCGCCGCCGGGATCGTCTCCTTGTGGGAGTCGATGTAGATGCACCAGTCCGGGCACTCGCGGGCGCACAGCATGCAGACCGTGCAGTTCTCCTCGAACAGGCCGATCACACCGCGGGTGCGGGGCGGGAGGTCGGGCTGGGCGTCCGGGTACTGATCGGTGACGGACTTCCTGGTCATCGTGCGGAGGGTGACGGCCAGGCCCTTGGCCAGGCCGCTGCCGGGGATGCGGGGCCGGGTGGGCGGGAGAGGCTCGGCCATGGTTACTGGATCACCACCTTCACGACGCCGGTGAGGGCGATCTGGGCGAGGGAGAGGGGGACGAGGAGAGTCCAGGAGAGTTTCTGGAGCTGGTCCTCGCGCAGGCGGGGATAGGTGACGCGCAGCCAGATCACGAGGAAGGCCAGCACCGCCGTCTTCAGGAGGGTCCAGACCCACCCGAGGCCCTCCGCGCCCCAGGGGCCGTGCCAGCCGCCCAGGAAGAGGACGGTGGTCAGGGCGCACAGGACGACGATTCCGGCGTACTCGGCGAGGAGGAAGAGGGCGAAGCGCAGGCCGGTGTACTCGGTGTACGCGCCGAAGATGATCTCCGAGTCGGCGACGGGCATGTCGAAGGGGGGGCGCTGCAGCTCCGCGAGACCGGCGACGAAGAAGACGAGTGCGCCGGTGATCTGCCAGGGCAGCCACCACCACTCGAAGGCGTTGACGATGCCGGGGAGGGAGACCGTGCCGGCCGCCATCGCCACGGAGGCGGCGGCGAGGAGCATCGGGAGTTCGTAGGCGAGGAGCTGGGCGGCGGTGCGCAGGCCGCCGAGGAGGGAGAACTTGTTGGCAGAGGCCCAGCCGGCCATGAGGGCGCCCAGAACACCCACGCCCATCACGGCGAGGACGAAGAAGACGCCCGCGTCCAGGACCTGGCCGACGGCGCCCTCGCTCGGGCCGATGGGGATGGCGAGGAGGACCAGGAGGTACGGGAGAAGGGCCACGGCGGGGGCGAGCTGGAAGATACGGCGGTCGGCGCCTGCCGGGACCACGTCCTCCTTCTGCGCGAACTTCACTCCGTCGGCGATGAGCTGGGCCCAGCCGTGGAAGCCACCGGCGTACATCGGGCCGAGTCGGCCCTGCATATGGGCCATCACCTTGTGTTCGGTCTGGCCGATGATCAGAGGGAAGGTGAGGAAGACGCCGAAGACGACCAGGAGTCGCAGGGCGACGTCGAGCGCGTCGTTCACCGCGGGCCTCCTGTGGGGTTTTCGGGGGTGGGCTTGTCAGGGGCGGGGTCGTCGTCGGGCTGCGGTGCTTCGGGGGCCCGGTCCGCGGGCGGTACGGCTTCGGCGTCGGCGTCCGGTTCCGGCCGCTCCGGCTCCGGCCGCTCCGGCTCCGGCCGCTCCGGCTCCGGCCGCTCCGGCTCCGGCCGCTCTGGCTCCGGGCGCTCCGGTTCCGGCCGCTCTGGCTCCGCGTCCTTCTGTCCGGGCTCGTCGAAGGCCGGGCGGGCGTGGTGCCACGGGGCGTCGGAGCTGCGGGGCGGCGTGGTGGGGCGAGCCGGAGTCGGCGAGGTGCCAGGGGCGCCCGCCTGCTGAGTCGCCGGGCCCTCGGTGGCGCTCGGCTGCTGACTCGCCGGGCCCTCGGTGGCGACCGTCCGCTGACTCGCCGAGCCCTCGGCTGCGCTTCGCGCCCTCCGCTGTCCCGTCGGAGCCTGGGGAGTCGCCGGCGTCTCGGAACCCGTCGGAGCGTCCGCGCCCTCCGCGCCCTCCGCACCCACCGCCGCCTGGCTCGCCGAGCCCTCCGCCGCCGTACGGGTACGCCGAGCGGGACGTTCCCCCGCAGCCCGCGCCGGGCGTTCGCCCGCCGCGCGGCCCGCGCCCCGGGCCGGGCGGGCCGGGGCAGGGGGAAGCTGGCCCTTCAGGGGGCCCCACTCGTTCGGGTCGGGGACGCCGGGGGGAAGCATCTGGCGGCGCTTGGGGCCGCCGTGGTCCGACTCTCCGGGCTCCTTCGCCCCGGGCCAGGCCTTGGCGACCCGTGCCGCCAGGACGAAGTCCTTCCGCAGGGGGTGCCCCTCGAAGGCCTCCGGCAGGAGCAGGTGGTCCAGGGCCGGGTGGCCTTCGAAGACGACGCCGAACATTTCGTGGGTCTCGCGTTCGTGCCAGGCCGCGCCCGCGTAGACGTCGACGGCGGACGCGAGGGCGGGCGACTCGTGCGGGACCGTCGTGCGGAGCAGCAGCCGTCGTACGGGCGCCAGGGCGACCACGTGGGCCGAGACGCGGAAGCCCGTGCCGGGTTCGTCGACGGCGCTCAGCCAGTCGAAGTAGGTGCACCCGAGGTCGTCGCGGGCGGTGCGGAGCGCCACGGTCCAGGATGCCGGCGGTACGTCGACGGTCAGGACCTCGTACGACTCCTCCGCCGTGGCGTCCGTGCCGAAGAGGTCCTCGACGGGTGCCGGGAGCCAGCCCACTGTGGTCATCGCCCGTCCCCCTGGGTGACCGGGGCAGCGGGCGGCTTCACGAGCCCGCTCTGCAGGGCGGCGGCCGACGGCCGGGAAGCGCCGTACCGCTCCCCCAGCGACTCCCGCGCGATCTTCTCCTGGAGCTTCAGGATGCCCTGGAGAAGGGCCTCGGGGCGGGGCGGGCAGCCGGGGACGTACACGTCGACGGGGATGATCTGGTCGACGCCCTTCGTGACGGAGTAAGAGTCCCAGTACGGGCCGCCGCAGTTCGAGCACGCCCCGAAGGAGATGACGTACTTCGGCTCGGGCATCTGCTCGTACAGGCGCTTCACGGCGGGCGCCATCTTGTCCGTCACCGTGCCCGACACGACCATGAGATCGGCCTGGCGCGGGCCCGGAGCGAAGGGGATGACGCCGAGGCGGATGAAGTCGTGGCGGGCCATCGACGCGGCGATGAACTCGATCGCGCAGCAGGCCAGGCCGAAGTTGAAGACCCAGAGGGAGTAGCGGCGGCCCCAGTTCAGGATGACCTTCATCGGCTCGGGGGCGAGGCGGGCGAGGGCACCCAGCCGCTTCGGCTCCGGCAGCAGAACCGGCTCAACCGCCTCAACCGCCACAACCGCCACAACCGCCACAACAGGCTCCACCGGCCGACCCGCCTGCGCCGGCTGCCCGTTGGTGCCCGGCGTCACGTCCATGCCAGAACGCCCTTCTTGTATGCGTACAGCAGGCCCACGGCCAGGAAGCCGAGGAAGATGAACATCTCGACGAGGGTGGTGGCGCCGTAGCCGGGGGCGGCGAAGACCGTCGCCCAGGGGAACAGGAAGATCGAGTCGACCGCGAAGATGACGTACAGGAAGGCGTAGACGTAGTAGCGGACCTGGGTGTGGGCCCAGCCCTCGCCGACGGGGTCGACGCCGCACTCGTACGTCAGGAGTTTCTCGGGGGTGGGGACCACCGGGCGCAGCAGGCGGCCCGCCCCGAACGCGACCGCCACGAACAGCACGCCCACGACGGCGAGCAGTCCGACGACCGAATAGGACTGGAAGTAGTCCGCCGCGACGACGGTCGGTTCCCGCACGTCCGTCCCTCGCTCCCTGAGCTCGTGACCTGCACTCCTGGTGAACGCCGTTGTTCGACGATCTGTACGCACGGGAGTCTAGGCCCTGATAAAGACACGGTAAGCAGCGCTTCACGCCTTGAGCCACGGGGGTGGGGTTTTCCCCCGTCGGCAGGGGCGGCCGACCTCATGGCGCCGAGGGGCGCGGCGCGGCACGCTAGCCCATATGACCGCACCCAACCCCTCGACGGGCCCGGCCCGTTCCGGTGACGACGACCGTCTGCCCCCGGCCGGATTCGCCTACGACCCGCAGACGTGGAAGGAGATCACGCATCTCCTGGCGAACCTGCCCATGTCGCTGATCGGTTTCGTGTACGTGATGACGGTGCTGTTCACCGGCGCCACGCTGACGCTCACGGTGGTCGGGCTGCCGCTGCTGGCGCTCGGGCTGATGGGCGCGCGGCTGATGGGCAGGTTCGAGCGGGCGCGGGCGAGGGCGCTGCTCGGGCTGCGGATCGACGAGCCGAGCCCGCTGCCGCTGCGCCGGAGCGGAGGCCCGTTGCAGCGGCTGTGGCTGGTGCTGAAGGACTCGGTGGGCTGGCGCACGGTCCTGTACGACTTCATGCGGCTGCCCTGGGGGATTCTCACCTTCACGGTCACTCTGACCTCGCTGTTCGTGCTGTGGCCGGTGCTGCCGTTCCTGGCGCGCGGTCTCACCAACGCGGACCGGGCGATGGTGCGCGGGCTGCTCTCGCCCTCCGACGAGCTGGAGCGGCGCATCGCCGAACTGGAGTCCGACCGGGGGGTCGTGGTCGACACGGCCGCCGCCGACCTGCGGCGCATCGAACGCGATCTGCACGACGGGGCGCAGGCCCGCCTGGTCAACCTGGCCATGGGGCTCGGCCTGGCCAAGGAGAAGCTGCTGGAGGGCCAGGCCGACGAACACGTGGCGGCGATGGTCGAGGAGGCGCACGGCGAGGTGAAGCTGGCGCTGCAGGAGCTGCGGGATCTGGCCCGTGGGATCCACCCGGCCGTCCTCACCGACCGCGGCCTGGACGCCGCCCTGTCGGCGGTCGCCTCCCGCTGCACGGTACCCGTGAAGGTGACGGCCGACCTGGCGTCCAGACCGGCCGCGGCGATCGAGGGCATCGCCTACTTCACCGTCTCCGAACTGCTGCAGAACATCAGCAAGCACAGCGGGGCGAGGTCCGCGGCCGTGGACGTCTGGCGGGCGGAGGACCGGCTGCTCATCCAGGTGTGGGACGACGGGCGCGGCGGCGCGCGCCTCGACGGGGGTACGGGCATGCGGGGTCTGGCCGAGCGCCTCGACGCCGTCGACGGCCTGTTCGTCGTCGACTCGCCGCCGGGTGGTCCCACGACCGTGACGGCGGAACTGCCGTGGCGGGACCGGGCGGAGGATGCCCGCAGGGGGTAGGGAAAACCCCCCGCCCAAGACGCCGACGGACTCCATGGCCCGCCTGGCTGCGGCTGAGCAGAGTGGGCGTACGACAGCCGAGCCGCACCATGAGCAGAACGGACGAGCCGATGGCCACGCAGTTCGACGACGGACACGGGTACGGGTACCGGCACGGGTACGGGTTCGGGCATGACGGTCGGCCCGGCTTCGAGGAGGCTCGGCGGCGCCGGCTGCCCGCCGCGCTGCGCGCTCCCGTCGAGGCACGCCACTGGCGTGAACTCGCGTACGTCGTGCTGAGCCTGCCGATCGGCATCGTGCTGTTCACGTACGCCGTCACGATGGTGTCTCTGGGGGCGGGACTGCTGGTGACGTTCCTCGGTATTCCCGTGCTGGCGGCGGCGCTGGCGGGGTGCCGGGGCTTCGGGGCGCTGGAGCGGATGCGGGCGCGCGGGCTGCTCGGTCTGGAGGTGGCCGACCCCGAGCCGCTGCGGGTGCGGAAGAACGGTGTGACGGCGTGGATGGGCGCCGTCCTCAAGAGCGGCACGTCGTGGCGGAACCTGCTGTACGCGGTGGTGCAGTTGCCGTGGGCGGTGTTTTCCTTCGGGGTCGCGGTGGCGTTCTGGGCGTACGGGTGGACGCTGCTGACGTATCCGCTGTGGTTCTGGCTCTTCCCCCTGTACGGCGGACAGGACGGGCTCCAGCTGTACGGCGACGAGACCCACCGGATCTACCTCGACAACCCCTTCGAGATCGGCGTGACGGCGCTGGTGGGGCTGCTGTTCACGCTCGCCACGCCGTGGATCGTGCGGGCGCTGACGATGGTGGACCGGGTGATGGTGCACGGGCTGCTCGGGCCGTCGCGGCTGGCGTCGCGGGTGGTGGAGCTGGAGTCGGACCGGGGGGTCGTGGTCGACACGGCGGCGGCCGATCTGCGGCGCATCGAGCGGGATCTGCACGACGGGGCGCAGGCGCGGCTGGTGTCGCTGGCGATGGATCTGGGGCTGGCGAAGGAGAAGCTCGCGGAGGACCCGCGGGCGGCGGCGCGGATGGTGGACGAGGCGCACGGCGAGGTGAAGACGGCGCTGCAGGAGCTGCGGGATCTGGCGCGGGGGATTCATCCGGCGGTGCTGACGGACCGGGGGCTGGACGCGGCGCTGTCGGCGGTGGCGTCGCGGTGTGCGGTGCCGGTGCAGGTGGACGTGGATCTGCCTTCGCGGCCGGCTCCGGCGATCGAGGGGATCGCGTATTTCACGGTGTCGGAGCTGCTGCAGAACATCAGCAAGCATGCGCGGGCCACGTGGGCGGCGGTGGATGTGTGGCGGGTGGAGAACCGGTTGATGTTGCAGGTGGTGGATGACGGGGTGGGTGGGGCGGATGCGGGCCGTGGGTCGGGGCTGGCCGGGCTTGCGGGGCGGTTGGATGCGGTGGACGGGATTCTGGTGGTGGAATCGCCGGTCGGGGGGCCTACGCGGGTGACTGCGGAGCTGCCCTGGCGGGGGTGAGCGGGGGGTGCCGAGGGGAGGTTTTCGCCCCGCCGCCAGGGGGCTGCGCCCCCTGGACTCATGGGCCTGTGCCCATCCACCACCCGACTCGGTTTCCTGAGGGAACACGCCCTTTTCCCGTTGCCCGACACAAGCGGCTGCCGATGCTGGAATGCTGGACTTGTGCCGGGGGGCGGGACGGAGTCGGGCTGTGGGGGGCCGAGGATCGTGGAGGACAGGGTGCGGGTGGTCATCGCCGAGGATTCAGTGCTGCTCAGGGAGGGCCTGACCCGGCTGCTGACGGACCGCGGTCATGAGGTCGTCGCCGGTGTCGGGGACGCGGACGCGCTGGTGAAGACGATCACCGAGCTGGACGGGGAGGGCACGCTGCCCGACGTCGTGGTGGCGGACGTGCGGATGCCGCCGACGCACACCGACGAGGGGGTGCGGGCCGCCGTACATCTGCGCAAGGCGCATCCGGGACTCGGGGTGCTCGTGCTGTCGCAGTACGTGGAGGAGCGGTATGCCACCGAACTGCTGGCCGGTTCCAGTCACGGGGTCGGATATCTGCTGAAGGACCGGGTGGCCGAGGTCCGGGAGTTCGTGGACGCGGTGGTGCGGGTCGCGCAGGGCGGTACGGCCCTCGATCCCGAGGTCGTCGCGCAGCTGCTCGGGCGGAGCAGGAAGCAGGATGTGCTGGCGGGGCTGACGCCCAGGGAGCGGGAGGTCCTGGGGCTGATGGCCGAGGGGCGGACCAACTCCGCCATCGCCAAGCAGCTGGTCGTGAGCGACGGGGCCGTGGAGAAGCACGTCAGCAACATCTTCCTGAAGCTGGGGCTGTCCCCGAGTGACGGGGATCACCGGCGCGTTCTGGCGGTCCTGACCTACCTGAATTCGTGACTACCTGACACCGTGTCAGTGGACATGTGTCCACGAGCGAGAACCGAACCATGAGCGGGGTGCGTCTTCACCAGCAACGCCGGGGGGCGGGAAATCATGACAAGTCAGGGTGTCGCGATCACGACACGTCGCGGTGTCGCCGCCGCGACGCGACAGAGCGTCGAGTCGTCTCGAAGGGGGGACCATCATGCGGATGACCCGGGGAAGGCGACCTTCACGGACGTAGGGTTGGTCCTGGGAGGGCCTGCGGGAAGGCCGCTCCCGAACAGCCGCCTCGAGGGAGGTCCAGTTCAGTGACCAGTCAGGTCAGCAGCCCAGCGGAGCAGGCCGACGGAGCCGTCGTAGGAGAGCAGCGCAAAGCGGCCGGGGCGAAGGACGTCCGCCGCCTCGACCGGGTGATCATCAGGTTCGCGGGGGACTCGGGTGACGGCATGCAGCTCACCGGTGACCGCTTCACATCCGAGACCGCGTCCTTCGGGAACGACCTGTCCACCCTGCCGAACTTCCCCGCCGAGATCCGCGCCCCCGCCGGCACGCTCCCTGGCGTCTCGTCCTTCCAGCTGCACTTCGCCGACCACGACATCCTCACGCCCGGCGACGCGCCGAACGTGCTGGTGGCGATGAACCCGGCCGCCCTGAAGGCGAACATCGGCGACCTGCCGCGCGGCGCGGAGATCATCGTCAACACGGACGAGTTCACCAAGCGGGCGATGCAGAAGGTGGGGTACGACACCTCGCCCCTGGAGGACGGCTCGCTCGACGGCTACAGCCTGCACCCGGTGCCGCTGACGAGCCTGACGGTGGAGGCGCTGAAGGAGTTCGACCTCACCCGGAAAGAGGCCGAGCGCAGCAAGAACATGTTCGCGCTGGGCCTGCTGTCCTGGATGTACCACCGGCCGACCGAGGGCACCGAGACGTTCCTCAAGTCGAAGTTCGCCAAGAAGCCCGACATCGCGGCCGCCAACATCGCCGCCTTCCGCGCGGGCTGGAACTTCGGCGAGACCACCGAGGACTTCGCGGTCAGCTACGAGGTGGCCCCGGCGGCGAAGGCCTTCCCGGTGGGCACGTACCGGAACATCTCCGGGAACCTGGCGCTGGCGTACGGCCTGGTCACGGCCTCGCGCCAGGCCGATCTACCGCTGTTCCTGGGGTCGTACCCGATCACGCCGGCCTCGGACATCCTGCACGAGCTGAGCAAGCACAAGAACTTCGGCGTACGGACCTTCCAGGCCGAGGACGAGATCGCGGGCATCGGCGCGGCGCTGGGGGCGGCCTTCGGCGGGTCGCTGGCCGTGACGACGACCTCCGGCCCCGGTGTGGCGCTGAAGAGCGAGACCATCGGGCTGGCCGTCTCGCTGGAGCTGCCCCTGCTGGTGATCGACATCCAGCGCGGCGGTCCGTCCACGGGTCTGCCGACCAAGACCGAGCAGGCGGACCTGCTGCAGGCCATGTACGGCCGCAACGGCGAGGCCCCGGTCCCGGTGATCGCCCCGCGCACCCCCGCCGACTGCTTCGACGCGGCCCTCGAGGCGGCCCGCATCGCGCTCACCTACCGCACGCCGGTGATGCTGCTGTCCGACGGCTACCTGGCCAACGGCTCCGAGCCGTGGCGCATCCCGGACCTGGACACGCTGCCCGACCTGACCGTGCAGTTCGCGCAGGGTCCGAACCACACCCTGGACGACGGCACCGAGGTCTTCTGGCCGTACAAGCGCGACCCGCAGACCCTCGCCCGCCCCTGGGCGGTCCCGGGCACGCCCGGCCTCGAGCACCGCATCGGCGGCATCGAGAAGGAGGACGGCACGGGCAACATCTCGTACGCCCCCGCCAACCACGACTTCATGGTGCGTACGCGACAGGCGAAGATCGACGGGATCGAGGTCCCCGACGTCGAGGTGGACGACCCGCACGAGGCGCGCACCCTCGTCCTGGGCTGGGGGTCGACGTACGGGCCGATCACCGCGGCGGTACGGCGGCTGCGCACGGCCGGGGAGTCGATCGCGCAGGCGCACCTGCGCCACCTCAACCCGTTCCCGCGGAATCTCGGCACGGTTCTTCAGCGTTACGAAAAGGTGGTGATCCCCGAGATGAACCTCGGCCAGCTCGCCACGCTGATCCGGGCGAAGTACCTGGTCGACGCCCACTCGTACA includes these proteins:
- a CDS encoding NADH-quinone oxidoreductase subunit L translates to MTTTTLAALVPLLPFLGAAAGLLLGRTAPGFVRPIAVLPTLTALVLAVVVAVRQGGDAAVDAATELTPTGSIPVELALNIDGFAALVAVLVGFVATCVQIYSTGYLRDDPRYPSYAALVSLFTSAMLLVVYSGDLIVLLVGWEVMGICSYFLVGHYWETPEARAASLKAFLVTKLGDVPFLIGLFALATDAGSFRITKVLAAVAHGGLDHPTLIALLLLAGVAGKSAQFPLHTWLPDAMAGPTPVSALIHAATMVAAGVYFIARLLPVFEASRAAMVVLAVMAAVTMTGSGLAALAQDDIKRVLAYSTIGQLGYMTGALAVGDRGAAVFHLLSHGAFKALLFLAAGVIIHAAGTNSLAAMSRMRGLSGRVPDAYWTMTVALLALAAIPPFSGFFSKESVLGAAEHITTGHTEHAPAAAGWIVLVAGLLTAVLTAAYAARLWLLAFRGRGAEAPDHGRQPLTMTVVLWVLAVPSLALGGLTYRTLPDWFDGRDLAPTLATSVLGTGLALVGGLLTYGVWQRTSAAAARVPLGAVAAHPEGDAGLVEAEAIASHEPVYGGVAYAPDPADPGRALLGPLHRHAAVGFHLDAVYSALFVRPVRAGASLVRFLDREVVDTYVRGAGALPRWLGIAVRRAQTGNVQTYVSALLAGTVVLVVAAVLVATGA
- the nuoK gene encoding NADH-quinone oxidoreductase subunit NuoK, yielding MHLAYPAVLSALLFCTGLYGVLARRNAILVLMSVELMLNAVNLNLVAFDVWLSRTAEETLHSGQALTLFTIAIAAAEIGIGLAIVLAVYRNRGTSDIDRLRDSAESHEPDGQDSEALTAEQADRTGKAEATA
- a CDS encoding NADH-quinone oxidoreductase subunit J; translated protein: MTLAQAQHGFLSPTGVEIAFLLVGLVTFGAALVTVTTRQLVHAALWLVVTLGGLAVEYLLLTAEFIAWVQVLIYVGSVVVLLLFGLMLTKAPIGRSPDADSGNRWAALTVAIAAAAALVWVVVDAFRTTWIDLDGPAAGSTKVTGASLFQNWVLPFEALSVLLLAALVGAIVLSRKAKADDAPAPTLPGTRTNQADKEGAR
- a CDS encoding NADH-quinone oxidoreductase subunit I, with the protein product MAEPLPPTRPRIPGSGLAKGLAVTLRTMTRKSVTDQYPDAQPDLPPRTRGVIGLFEENCTVCMLCARECPDWCIYIDSHKETIPAATPGGRERSRNVLDRFAIDFSLCMYCGICIEVCPFDALFWSPEFEYAETDIRDLTHERDKLREWMWTVPAPPALDPAAEEPKEIAAARKTAEKLAAAQTEQTGPTEPTGPTGPTAPSDPAGPQGGDS
- a CDS encoding NADH-quinone oxidoreductase subunit H; this encodes MNDALDVALRLLVVFGVFLTFPLIIGQTEHKVMAHMQGRLGPMYAGGFHGWAQLIADGVKFAQKEDVVPAGADRRIFQLAPAVALLPYLLVLLAIPIGPSEGAVGQVLDAGVFFVLAVMGVGVLGALMAGWASANKFSLLGGLRTAAQLLAYELPMLLAAASVAMAAGTVSLPGIVNAFEWWWLPWQITGALVFFVAGLAELQRPPFDMPVADSEIIFGAYTEYTGLRFALFLLAEYAGIVVLCALTTVLFLGGWHGPWGAEGLGWVWTLLKTAVLAFLVIWLRVTYPRLREDQLQKLSWTLLVPLSLAQIALTGVVKVVIQ
- a CDS encoding NADH-quinone oxidoreductase subunit C — translated: MTTVGWLPAPVEDLFGTDATAEESYEVLTVDVPPASWTVALRTARDDLGCTYFDWLSAVDEPGTGFRVSAHVVALAPVRRLLLRTTVPHESPALASAVDVYAGAAWHERETHEMFGVVFEGHPALDHLLLPEAFEGHPLRKDFVLAARVAKAWPGAKEPGESDHGGPKRRQMLPPGVPDPNEWGPLKGQLPPAPARPARGAGRAAGERPARAAGERPARRTRTAAEGSASQAAVGAEGAEGADAPTGSETPATPQAPTGQRRARSAAEGSASQRTVATEGPASQQPSATEGPATQQAGAPGTSPTPARPTTPPRSSDAPWHHARPAFDEPGQKDAEPERPEPERPEPERPEPERPEPERPEPERPEPERPEPDADAEAVPPADRAPEAPQPDDDPAPDKPTPENPTGGPR
- a CDS encoding NADH-quinone oxidoreductase subunit B, producing MDVTPGTNGQPAQAGRPVEPVVAVVAVVAVEAVEPVLLPEPKRLGALARLAPEPMKVILNWGRRYSLWVFNFGLACCAIEFIAASMARHDFIRLGVIPFAPGPRQADLMVVSGTVTDKMAPAVKRLYEQMPEPKYVISFGACSNCGGPYWDSYSVTKGVDQIIPVDVYVPGCPPRPEALLQGILKLQEKIARESLGERYGASRPSAAALQSGLVKPPAAPVTQGDGR
- a CDS encoding NADH-quinone oxidoreductase subunit A; its protein translation is MREPTVVAADYFQSYSVVGLLAVVGVLFVAVAFGAGRLLRPVVPTPEKLLTYECGVDPVGEGWAHTQVRYYVYAFLYVIFAVDSIFLFPWATVFAAPGYGATTLVEMFIFLGFLAVGLLYAYKKGVLAWT